The following coding sequences lie in one Deltaproteobacteria bacterium genomic window:
- a CDS encoding cytochrome c3 family protein — protein MEPRKRTLIGLCLVGICASVLTATAAGLYEYTPEEQTGPEQPIAFNHEIHAGSVEAGNLGMQCLYCHGPAARGQHATVPPVSTCLGCHNHVKVGRTEGSAEEIAKIQEFAAKGESIPWIRIHDLPDHVQFKHMRHVNAGVACQECHGEVQNMKRVYLVPQMQFTRRSLWTPSQKLEMGWCMECHLERGGSDDCAACHY, from the coding sequence ATGGAACCGCGGAAGCGAACCCTCATCGGGCTCTGTCTCGTCGGAATTTGTGCGTCCGTGCTCACCGCGACCGCGGCGGGCCTCTACGAATACACGCCTGAGGAGCAGACCGGCCCCGAACAGCCGATCGCGTTCAACCACGAGATCCACGCCGGCTCGGTCGAGGCGGGAAATCTCGGCATGCAGTGTCTCTACTGCCACGGCCCCGCAGCGCGCGGCCAGCACGCGACCGTGCCTCCGGTCTCCACCTGCCTCGGCTGTCACAACCACGTGAAGGTCGGACGAACCGAGGGATCGGCGGAAGAGATCGCCAAGATCCAGGAGTTCGCCGCGAAGGGCGAGTCGATCCCCTGGATCCGGATCCACGATCTTCCGGACCACGTGCAGTTCAAGCACATGCGTCACGTGAACGCGGGCGTCGCGTGCCAGGAGTGTCATGGCGAGGTCCAGAACATGAAGCGCGTCTATCTCGTGCCGCAGATGCAGTTCACCAGGCGCAGTCTGTGGACTCCCTCGCAGAAGCTCGAGATGGGCTGGTGCATGGAGTGCCACCTCGAGCGCGGCGGGTCCGACGACTGCGCGGCCTGCCACTACTAG
- a CDS encoding 4Fe-4S dicluster domain-containing protein — MPEIDRRDFLKIVGMTAGAAATVACNEPIQKIIPYLNQPTEVIPGLATWYNSTCRACPAACSVRVKTREGRPIKIEGNPEDPLSRGRVCVRGELGLMQTYDHGRFKGPMKRVVDPDGSSSHVAVTWEEGATLLVDALRANPGKAFFLGGHETGTRDALIDQALAAIGSAGQRLRFEPYAHEALRRANELVFGTRAVPQFRIGEADVLIAFGTDFLETWLSPLANQIAYSEARAEGKGFASFVGPRLGLTGGNTDQWLAPTPGTEVLVAIALASEVAKIRGSAPDALRGVFSKYSAASVADRTGIAAPVLSKLAERIAAASAPLALPPGVELQGTNAARFAAAVQILNAVSGAVGKTLVFGADHNVGRLARFQDLSELAGRMRGGEIGVLLVHDTNPALTAPQVGLADAIASGKVFTVSFASAPDETSALADLILPDHTAYEAWGDAEPVRGIRQLQQPAVRPLFDTRATVEVLLDAARALGATVPEGGLRDQLSAAWGGRASFEAALAVGGERQSVAATPIGVASGAGSIDFEPAALIGNGADPVLVVYPSHHLFDGRLTRVQALHEIPDPVTKTMWGSYAELHPETASALGIELGDVLSVTTEGGEVEITAFPHTAIRPGVVAIQVGRGTLPRDPEAPLSGQGTWGRDVIGVNAFELIPGRLDSESGALAWLSTRASIKNTKVRANVTRAQITFDQEDRGFGKAVGLAALPELEPWGRKSHGGGHAKKAEAGHEAAMPWQGDAEHLMIREYDVAADAHETSPYRWGMSIDQDACTGCNACMAACITENNTPVVGPTNVRVGREMHWIRIERYVEQVGEGEVDVRHTPMLCQHCGAAPCESVCPALATYHSAEGLNVMVPNRCIGTRFCSNNCPYKARRFNLWSYDWYQPEPENLALNPDVMVRAKGVMEKCTFCVQRINGAKDVARREGRDVHEGEFTVACAQVCPSNAITFGNLREPESAVAKLRTIPRAYRILEHLYTRPAVSYLMSIRRVEEA; from the coding sequence ATGCCGGAGATCGATCGCCGAGACTTCCTGAAGATCGTGGGCATGACCGCGGGCGCTGCGGCGACCGTCGCGTGCAACGAGCCGATCCAGAAGATCATCCCGTACCTGAATCAGCCCACGGAAGTGATTCCGGGGCTCGCGACCTGGTACAACAGCACTTGCAGAGCGTGCCCGGCGGCCTGCTCGGTGCGCGTGAAGACGCGCGAAGGCCGGCCGATCAAGATCGAGGGAAATCCGGAAGATCCGCTCTCGCGCGGCCGCGTCTGCGTGCGCGGCGAGCTCGGCCTGATGCAGACCTACGACCACGGCCGCTTCAAGGGCCCGATGAAGCGCGTGGTCGACCCCGACGGCTCGAGCTCCCACGTCGCCGTGACCTGGGAGGAGGGCGCGACGCTGCTGGTCGATGCGCTGCGCGCGAATCCCGGCAAGGCCTTCTTCCTCGGTGGACACGAGACGGGGACGCGCGATGCGCTGATCGATCAGGCACTCGCGGCGATCGGCTCCGCCGGCCAGCGGCTGCGCTTCGAGCCGTACGCCCACGAGGCGCTGCGCCGCGCCAACGAGCTGGTCTTCGGAACTCGCGCGGTGCCGCAGTTCCGGATCGGCGAAGCCGACGTTCTGATCGCCTTCGGCACCGACTTCCTCGAGACCTGGCTCTCGCCGCTCGCCAACCAGATCGCCTACTCGGAGGCCCGCGCCGAAGGCAAGGGCTTCGCGAGCTTCGTCGGCCCGCGACTCGGTCTCACCGGCGGCAACACCGATCAGTGGCTGGCGCCGACGCCGGGCACCGAGGTGCTCGTCGCGATCGCGCTCGCGAGCGAGGTGGCGAAGATCCGCGGCTCAGCGCCCGACGCGCTGCGCGGCGTGTTCTCCAAGTACTCCGCCGCCTCCGTCGCGGACCGCACGGGGATCGCCGCGCCCGTCCTCTCGAAGCTCGCCGAGCGCATCGCCGCCGCGTCGGCGCCGCTCGCGCTCCCGCCGGGCGTGGAGCTGCAGGGGACCAACGCGGCGCGCTTCGCCGCGGCGGTGCAGATCCTGAACGCGGTCTCCGGAGCCGTGGGCAAGACGCTGGTCTTCGGCGCGGACCACAACGTCGGCCGGCTCGCGCGCTTCCAGGATCTCTCCGAGCTCGCCGGACGGATGCGCGGCGGCGAGATCGGCGTCCTGCTGGTGCACGACACGAACCCGGCGCTCACCGCGCCGCAAGTCGGGCTCGCCGACGCGATCGCGTCGGGAAAGGTCTTCACGGTCAGCTTCGCCAGCGCCCCCGACGAGACCTCGGCGCTCGCCGACCTGATCCTGCCCGACCACACCGCGTACGAAGCATGGGGCGATGCCGAGCCGGTGCGCGGCATCCGGCAGCTGCAGCAGCCCGCCGTGCGTCCGCTCTTCGACACGCGCGCGACCGTCGAGGTTCTGCTCGACGCGGCACGCGCGCTCGGCGCGACGGTTCCCGAGGGCGGCCTGCGCGATCAGCTCAGCGCCGCCTGGGGCGGGCGAGCCAGCTTCGAGGCGGCGCTGGCCGTCGGCGGAGAGCGGCAGAGCGTCGCAGCGACGCCGATCGGTGTCGCGTCCGGCGCGGGCTCGATCGACTTCGAGCCGGCCGCGCTCATTGGCAACGGCGCGGACCCGGTGCTCGTGGTCTACCCGTCGCACCATCTCTTCGACGGCCGACTCACGCGCGTGCAGGCGCTGCACGAGATTCCCGACCCGGTCACCAAGACGATGTGGGGCAGCTACGCGGAGCTGCACCCCGAGACCGCAAGCGCGCTCGGCATCGAGCTCGGCGACGTGCTCTCCGTCACCACCGAAGGCGGAGAGGTCGAGATCACCGCGTTCCCGCACACGGCGATCCGCCCCGGCGTGGTCGCGATCCAGGTCGGACGCGGCACGCTCCCGCGCGATCCCGAGGCCCCGCTCTCAGGACAGGGCACCTGGGGTCGCGACGTGATCGGCGTGAACGCGTTCGAGCTGATTCCGGGCCGCCTCGATTCCGAGAGCGGCGCGCTCGCCTGGCTCTCGACGCGTGCCTCGATCAAGAACACGAAGGTCCGCGCCAACGTCACGCGCGCGCAGATCACGTTCGATCAAGAAGACCGCGGCTTCGGCAAGGCGGTCGGGCTCGCGGCGCTTCCGGAGCTCGAGCCCTGGGGCCGGAAGAGCCACGGCGGCGGGCACGCGAAGAAGGCCGAGGCCGGCCACGAGGCGGCGATGCCGTGGCAGGGCGACGCCGAGCACCTGATGATCCGCGAGTACGACGTGGCAGCGGACGCGCACGAGACGAGTCCGTACCGCTGGGGCATGTCGATCGACCAGGACGCGTGCACCGGCTGCAACGCCTGCATGGCCGCGTGCATCACCGAGAACAACACGCCCGTGGTCGGCCCCACGAACGTGCGAGTCGGGCGCGAGATGCACTGGATCCGCATCGAGCGGTACGTCGAGCAAGTCGGCGAGGGCGAGGTCGACGTCCGGCACACGCCAATGCTCTGCCAGCACTGCGGCGCGGCTCCGTGCGAGAGCGTCTGTCCGGCGCTGGCGACCTACCACAGCGCGGAAGGTCTGAACGTGATGGTGCCCAACCGCTGCATCGGCACGCGGTTCTGTAGCAACAACTGCCCGTACAAGGCGCGTCGCTTCAACCTCTGGTCCTACGACTGGTACCAGCCGGAGCCCGAGAACCTGGCGTTGAACCCGGACGTGATGGTTCGCGCCAAGGGCGTGATGGAGAAGTGCACCTTCTGCGTGCAGCGCATCAACGGCGCGAAGGACGTCGCGCGGCGCGAGGGTCGCGACGTCCACGAGGGCGAGTTCACCGTGGCCTGCGCCCAGGTCTGTCCATCGAACGCGATCACCTTCGGCAACCTGCGCGAACCCGAATCGGCCGTGGCGAAGCTGCGCACCATCCCGCGCGCCTACCGGATCCTGGAACACCTGTATACGCGACCCGCGGTCTCCTATCTGATGTCGATCCGGCGCGTGGAAGAGGCGTAA
- a CDS encoding hydrogenase yields MAAITEPVPQTPDQINDDILRVLEPPTPLYVLGVLFCATLVGVGVVAFLYQTYWGLGPTGLTHPVMWGVYITTFVFWVGIAHAGTLISAILFLFRAKWRNAVNRGAESMTVFAVLIAAMFPLIHIGRVYKFYFMVPYPNQRGLWVNFKSPLVWDLFAINTYMITSIMFFLVGLVPDLAAARDRVRDWRRHLYRVAALGWRGSSEQWRHWSRAVLHLSGLATPLVLSVHSVVSWDFATSLVPGWHTTIFAPYFVAGAIFSGVAMVITVLVPVRKAFGLEAYLRKDHFDNMGKLILLTSSIVGYAYGMEYFMAWYSANPYEQMSFWFRGFGYHWTSTWIMISCNVLSPLPLWFKWCRTNVAWMWVTSIFINIGMWFERYVIIMTGLSHEYDPAAWGYYVPSVVELTILVASFALFLTMFLIFLRLAPVIAIQEVKELWYEGRSEKGHH; encoded by the coding sequence ATGGCGGCGATCACCGAACCCGTTCCGCAGACCCCGGACCAGATCAACGACGACATCCTGCGCGTTCTGGAGCCACCCACTCCGCTCTACGTCCTGGGCGTGCTCTTCTGCGCGACCCTCGTCGGAGTGGGCGTGGTCGCGTTCCTGTACCAGACCTACTGGGGACTGGGGCCGACCGGCCTGACCCACCCGGTCATGTGGGGCGTGTACATCACGACCTTCGTGTTCTGGGTCGGCATCGCGCACGCGGGAACGCTGATCTCGGCGATCCTGTTCCTGTTCCGCGCCAAGTGGCGAAACGCGGTGAACCGCGGCGCGGAGTCGATGACCGTCTTCGCGGTTCTGATCGCGGCGATGTTCCCGCTGATCCACATCGGCCGCGTCTACAAGTTCTATTTCATGGTGCCGTACCCGAATCAGCGCGGGCTCTGGGTGAACTTCAAGTCCCCGCTCGTCTGGGATCTGTTCGCGATCAACACGTACATGATCACGTCGATCATGTTCTTCCTGGTCGGGCTGGTGCCGGACCTGGCCGCGGCCCGCGACCGCGTGCGCGACTGGCGGCGGCACCTGTACCGCGTGGCCGCGCTCGGCTGGCGCGGATCGTCGGAGCAGTGGCGGCACTGGTCGCGCGCGGTGCTGCACCTGTCGGGTCTGGCGACGCCGCTGGTCCTCTCGGTGCACAGCGTCGTGTCCTGGGATTTCGCCACGTCGCTGGTGCCGGGCTGGCACACGACGATCTTCGCGCCGTACTTCGTCGCCGGCGCGATCTTCTCCGGCGTCGCCATGGTCATCACCGTGCTCGTGCCGGTGCGCAAGGCCTTCGGGCTCGAGGCCTACCTGCGCAAGGACCACTTCGACAACATGGGCAAGCTGATCCTGCTCACGTCGTCGATCGTCGGGTACGCCTACGGCATGGAGTACTTCATGGCGTGGTACAGCGCGAACCCGTACGAGCAGATGTCGTTCTGGTTCCGCGGCTTCGGTTACCACTGGACCTCGACCTGGATCATGATCAGCTGCAACGTGCTCTCTCCGCTGCCGCTCTGGTTCAAGTGGTGCCGCACGAACGTCGCCTGGATGTGGGTCACCTCGATCTTCATCAACATCGGAATGTGGTTCGAGCGCTACGTCATCATCATGACCGGGCTCTCGCACGAGTACGATCCGGCCGCCTGGGGTTACTACGTCCCGAGTGTCGTCGAACTCACGATCCTCGTCGCGAGCTTCGCGCTGTTCCTCACCATGTTCCTGATCTTCCTGCGGCTCGCGCCCGTGATCGCGATCCAGGAAGTGAAGGAACTCTGGTACGAGGGCCGGAGCGAGAAGGGACATCACTGA
- a CDS encoding DUF3341 domain-containing protein: MAQVLGVLKTPDETISAIHALKSAGFDALEVYSPVPSHGIEEALDRGPSMVRLYTLIGCLTGVSFGYFLQIWTAYEWPLVIGGKPFASIPAYAIVGFEMNILLGGLFTVLSLLFFGLWRARKGHDAYQPGFSGDLFGCVVSCHGDQIARAQELLRRSGSTEVRVVES, from the coding sequence ATGGCGCAGGTGCTAGGAGTCCTGAAGACGCCCGACGAGACGATCTCGGCGATCCACGCGCTGAAGTCGGCGGGCTTCGACGCGCTCGAGGTCTACTCGCCGGTCCCGAGTCACGGGATCGAGGAGGCGCTCGATCGTGGCCCGTCGATGGTTCGTCTGTACACGCTGATCGGCTGCCTGACGGGAGTGTCGTTCGGCTACTTCCTGCAGATCTGGACCGCGTACGAGTGGCCGCTGGTGATCGGCGGCAAGCCGTTCGCGTCGATTCCCGCGTACGCGATCGTGGGCTTCGAGATGAACATCCTGCTCGGTGGTCTCTTCACCGTGCTCTCACTGCTCTTCTTCGGTCTGTGGCGAGCGCGCAAGGGGCACGATGCCTACCAGCCCGGCTTCTCGGGCGATCTCTTCGGCTGCGTGGTCTCGTGCCACGGCGATCAGATCGCGCGCGCGCAGGAGCTGCTGAGGCGCAGCGGCTCGACGGAGGTGCGTGTTGTCGAGAGCTAA
- a CDS encoding c-type cytochrome, translating into MSRAKALAALAAALVASGCWEQVDKHWFTQMKDGPAVQALEEAPRLPPDGTIPAGGMAPRLPADYAMPLMAPEGRVLANPIAATPESIARGKDQYEINCVVCHGTDGLSIPGPQNPVILKLMQNGAVVFPLAGIPAYTDGMIFYKIWYGKPNMPGYPQIPEQDRWHIVNYLRTLIKGAPQP; encoded by the coding sequence TTGTCGAGAGCTAAGGCACTCGCGGCGCTGGCCGCGGCGCTGGTCGCGTCCGGCTGCTGGGAGCAGGTCGACAAGCACTGGTTCACCCAGATGAAGGACGGGCCGGCAGTGCAGGCGCTCGAGGAGGCTCCGCGGCTTCCGCCCGACGGAACCATTCCGGCCGGCGGCATGGCGCCGCGTCTGCCCGCGGACTACGCGATGCCGCTGATGGCGCCGGAGGGGCGGGTGCTCGCGAATCCGATCGCGGCCACTCCGGAGTCGATCGCGCGCGGCAAGGATCAGTACGAGATCAACTGCGTCGTCTGCCACGGCACCGACGGACTCTCGATTCCGGGTCCGCAGAATCCGGTGATCCTGAAGCTGATGCAGAACGGCGCGGTGGTCTTCCCGCTGGCCGGCATTCCCGCCTACACCGACGGGATGATCTTCTACAAGATCTGGTACGGGAAGCCCAACATGCCCGGCTATCCGCAGATCCCCGAACAGGATCGCTGGCACATCGTCAACTACCTGCGCACGCTGATCAAAGGGGCCCCCCAGCCGTGA